In the Pyrolobus fumarii 1A genome, one interval contains:
- a CDS encoding MoaD/ThiS family protein, whose translation MPRVKVVLFAIFREVAGWHERVYDVPEGTTVAQLVEMIFREHPELRKSIEELLERGYSTLILVNGRPVEFLRDGEKTVLRDGDRVALIPPAAGG comes from the coding sequence GTGCCCAGGGTTAAGGTAGTGCTTTTTGCTATTTTTAGGGAGGTTGCCGGGTGGCACGAGCGTGTATATGACGTCCCGGAGGGCACGACTGTAGCTCAACTCGTAGAGATGATATTCAGGGAGCATCCCGAGCTACGAAAGTCTATAGAGGAGCTGCTTGAGAGGGGTTACTCCACGCTCATACTTGTTAATGGTAGGCCGGTTGAGTTTCTCCGTGATGGAGAGAAGACTGTGCTGCGCGACGGCGATAGGGTCGCGTTGATACCTCCTGCTGCTGGCGGCTAG
- a CDS encoding PaREP1 family protein gives MCTNTTVITIPEKLAKLIRDRGFDPEAFIMEAIEKYLELDPQEELEARIAVAEHMLMRAREELLEGDAVQASEKLYKAVEECIKVLACLRGLEECRKAQIEGTWWTKLLARAASKLAKIEKNPLILDAWSLAYDAHIHGFHEHSLDPEDIEQRLPRAEELVKYTREALERAKRKSQG, from the coding sequence ATGTGCACGAATACCACTGTAATTACTATACCCGAGAAGCTGGCCAAGCTTATCCGCGATAGAGGCTTCGACCCCGAAGCATTCATAATGGAGGCTATCGAGAAGTACCTCGAGCTAGACCCGCAGGAGGAGCTTGAGGCTAGAATCGCTGTCGCAGAGCATATGCTCATGAGGGCTAGGGAGGAACTACTAGAAGGCGATGCGGTGCAAGCCTCAGAGAAGCTCTACAAGGCCGTAGAGGAGTGCATCAAGGTGCTGGCTTGTCTAAGGGGCCTAGAGGAGTGTAGAAAGGCTCAGATAGAAGGAACGTGGTGGACAAAGCTACTAGCGAGGGCAGCCTCTAAACTCGCGAAGATAGAGAAGAACCCCCTAATCCTAGACGCCTGGAGCCTAGCCTACGACGCACATATCCACGGTTTCCACGAGCACTCCCTGGACCCTGAGGATATAGAGCAGCGCCTTCCCCGAGCAGAGGAACTAGTCAAGTATACCAGGGAGGCCTTAGAACGCGCAAAGAGGAAAAGCCAGGGCTAG
- a CDS encoding aspartate aminotransferase family protein, whose product MVLDRVELVRFYQVKPIRIVRGEGQYVWDDRGNRYLDYHTGYGTAFLGHRNPFVMRRLREQLEKIMTVSLTFENDTREEALRALRRVLPPYFTHVFFQNSGAEAVELALKAAVKATKGRSTFVALVHSFHGRTLGALSMTHGVKYRKAFEPVLLKPRWVKPNDIEGLEKAIDDSVAAVILEPVIGEGGIIPLDPEFLKAARELTREHGALLIVDEIQSGFGRTGLPWAHMEAGIEPDVMTAGKAIGGGFPVSLVAFQKWVAESFETGEHGSTYAGNPLACAAVLGAVEAFEADRVPEQAKSKGEEALRYARERLEGLKAVRDIRGKGLMFGVELRFPPGKVLDCLLEKRVLALRAGATVVRFLPPYLTTVDELRSAIDALAECIKNTYG is encoded by the coding sequence ATGGTCTTGGATAGGGTTGAGCTAGTCCGGTTCTACCAGGTCAAGCCGATAAGGATAGTGCGTGGTGAGGGCCAGTACGTGTGGGATGATAGGGGTAATAGGTATCTCGACTACCATACCGGCTATGGAACCGCTTTCCTCGGGCACCGCAACCCGTTTGTGATGCGCAGGCTGCGCGAGCAGCTAGAGAAGATAATGACGGTGTCGCTTACCTTCGAGAACGATACTCGAGAGGAGGCTCTTCGCGCGCTACGCCGCGTCCTACCCCCGTACTTCACCCACGTCTTCTTCCAGAATAGTGGAGCCGAGGCTGTCGAGCTAGCGCTTAAGGCGGCTGTCAAGGCCACGAAGGGCCGGAGCACGTTCGTTGCTCTCGTTCACAGCTTCCACGGTAGGACCCTAGGCGCGCTGTCAATGACCCACGGAGTGAAGTACAGGAAGGCTTTCGAGCCGGTGCTCCTCAAGCCTCGTTGGGTCAAACCCAATGACATAGAGGGGCTCGAGAAGGCTATCGATGATAGCGTTGCAGCGGTCATCCTCGAGCCGGTGATAGGCGAGGGTGGCATAATCCCTCTCGACCCAGAGTTCCTCAAGGCTGCTAGGGAGCTTACGAGGGAGCATGGAGCCCTCCTAATAGTGGATGAGATCCAGTCCGGCTTCGGTAGGACCGGGCTACCCTGGGCCCACATGGAGGCGGGTATAGAGCCCGACGTTATGACCGCTGGTAAGGCTATTGGCGGTGGATTCCCGGTTAGCCTGGTGGCCTTCCAGAAGTGGGTCGCGGAGAGCTTCGAGACAGGCGAGCATGGCTCCACCTACGCGGGTAACCCGTTAGCGTGCGCCGCTGTACTCGGCGCAGTGGAGGCCTTCGAGGCTGACAGGGTGCCGGAGCAGGCGAAGAGCAAGGGCGAAGAGGCGCTAAGATATGCGCGCGAGCGCCTCGAGGGCTTGAAAGCCGTGCGTGACATTAGAGGCAAGGGTCTCATGTTCGGCGTCGAGCTACGCTTCCCGCCAGGGAAGGTGCTCGACTGTCTCCTCGAGAAGAGAGTGCTAGCGCTACGCGCCGGCGCCACAGTGGTGAGATTCCTACCACCATACCTGACCACCGTTGACGAGCTACGCTCTGCGATAGACGCCCTAGCCGAGTGCATCAAGAACACCTACGGGTAG
- a CDS encoding MoaD/ThiS family protein: MKVRAVFVQEFYEYIGKPFIDIELPEGASVRTLIEVIDKRVKSGFRDLVLDDKGELRYPVSILVNGRRIEFLDGLETRLKDGDRVFFSPRALFVL, translated from the coding sequence ATGAAGGTTAGGGCTGTATTTGTGCAAGAGTTTTACGAGTACATAGGCAAGCCGTTTATAGACATCGAGTTGCCCGAAGGAGCCTCGGTAAGGACGCTCATAGAGGTCATAGATAAGCGCGTGAAGAGCGGCTTCCGAGACCTTGTACTCGACGATAAGGGCGAGCTGCGATACCCGGTCTCAATACTAGTGAATGGCAGGCGCATAGAATTCCTAGATGGCCTAGAGACCCGGCTTAAGGACGGCGACAGGGTGTTCTTCTCGCCTCGTGCACTGTTCGTACTCTAA
- a CDS encoding antitoxin family protein yields MTLCLELFVLRYEKGVLRPLEKLDLEEGEVLLVRIVGRELVEKVFGPLRVDKNTLEKVLREAEDELGIY; encoded by the coding sequence TTGACGCTGTGTCTAGAGTTGTTCGTGTTAAGGTATGAGAAGGGTGTATTGAGACCTCTCGAGAAGCTTGACCTAGAAGAGGGTGAGGTTCTGCTTGTGCGAATCGTTGGTAGAGAGCTTGTGGAGAAGGTGTTTGGGCCTCTCCGGGTGGATAAGAATACGCTTGAGAAGGTTCTAAGGGAGGCTGAGGATGAACTCGGTATTTATTGA